Below is a genomic region from Armatimonadota bacterium.
GGGAGCCCTGGCATAGCTTTGCCCATCGGCACCTTCTGCGCCATCGCTTCGCTAGCGGCAAGAAAGCCGCCCACAAGGCCGCCTGACCTGAGGAGGGTGTGCAGGGCGGCGGAACCGACGCCCATGGCCGAACGACCAAACAGCTCGCGTCGGGTCATCAGGAGTTCTGCTTCGCGTAAAGGATTCATGGCTATCTAGTGTTGGGTCAAAAATTCGTCAAGGTTGAAAAGGGTCGAGGCAATAAGGCTCCAAGCAGCTTGATCGACAAAGTCCTGCTTTCGATCAATCGGAGCGAGACCGACTTGGATCACACCCGCGGCGTCTTGGGGGCGTTCTGAAAACATCTTCTGATAGCGCTTCAAGCTTGCGAGGAGAATTGTTCGTTCTCGTTCGCTCGGCTTACGACTCAGGGCGGTTCGGAACGCAAAGTCCAATCGGCTTTCGTCGGTCGGCTTGGTTGTCAAAATCCGCTCGCCAAACTTGCGCGCCGCCTCAAAGAAGGCTGGTTCATTCATGGTGGTGAGAGCTTGCAGAGGAGTGTTAGTAATCGATCGACGCACCGAACAGGCTTCGCGAGTAGGCGCATCGAAGGTACTCATCACCGGATGAGGCGAGGTTCGTTTCCAGAACAGATACAGCGTCCTTCTGTAGATTGATGGGTCGACGTCCTGGACATAATCCTTCGTGTTCGAAGCCGACTGTGCAACTTCCTCCCAAAGTCCGGCTGGCTGGTAAGGCTTGAATCCGTGGCCATACTGGCGGTTCAGAAGAAGTCCGCTTGCTTGCAGCACTCGATCTCGGAGGACTTCAGCATCGAGCCTAAACTTAGGACCTCGGCAGACCAACCGGTTCTCCGGATCTTTCTGAAGCTTCTCAGCAGTAACTGCAGATGATTGTCGAAACGCCGCACTCGTGACGATCATCCGATGGAGCTTCTTGAGGCTGAACCCATCCTTACGGAACTTAATCGCCAAGTAGTCGAGAAGCTCAGGTTGAGATGGCCACTCGCCTTGATTGCCGAAGTCTTCTGCGGTCTTCACGATTCCTGTGCCGAAGTGCTGGAGCCAAATTCTGTTGACCAAAACCCTCGTCGTCAATGGGTTCCTCTCATCGATCAACCACTGCGCTAACCCAAGCCGGTTCGCTTGCGACAATTTTGTTTCAAATACTGCCGGAAGCTTCCGCTCCACCGGCTCTTTGCGGCGGTCGTATTCGCCACGATCGAGAACAAAAGCCGGCCGAGGCTTCAACATTTCTTCAGCAATGAGCGTTTGAGGAATCGCCTTTTCCGTAAGAATCTTCTCAGCGATGAGCTTGCGGTATTCATCGCAAGCCTTTGTTTCAGGACCGTATTGAAGAAACGCTTGAACGACTTTAACCGGCTCGGTCCCTTTGAGCGCCGCACCAATACGGTTCACAGCTTCACTACCCATCGTTACCATCAGTCCGTCCGGTCCGCTTCCGTTGGCAACCTTGATGAGCAGCTCATTCTCACCTTTGCGGAGCTGTGCCTTGACTGCATCAACGCCTTGGGTGATCCCTCGCGAAACAAAATTGCTATGAACTAACTTGCCGTTCACCCAAACTCGAACTCCGTCGTCGCTAGAAACTCCAAACTCGAAAAGCTGCTCTCGATCCGAAACTAACTTTGTCCGGAAGTAGGCATTTGCCTGGTCTGCGTTGATCGCTTGAACAGCCACACCCGAGGTGATCTTGATCGGCCTCCAATGATCTAGTTTTTCGTCGCTATTAAACGCCTCTTCGAAAGAGCCTCGCTTGAACGGCCCGCAAATCTCCCAGTCCGCAGTTGTCACCAGCGGAGGCGCGTTTGTCTCAAGCCACGTTCTTGCTTCTGCTGCATCGATGCTTTGCTCCAGCTGGGTCATCCGCGACTGAACCTTCGTTAACGTCGCCTCCTGTGCGGGAGTTGGATCGGCAATAACAGGCGGAGGCAGAAGATCGTTGCCGTCGAACGGGGAGTCCTTCGTTGAGTTGAAGAACGCGTACATCCCGTAATAATCTTTTTGTGAAATCGGATCGTATTTGTGATCGTGACACTTAGCGCAACCTACGCTTAATCCAAGAAAGACTGTCGAGGTTGTATCCACCCGGTCAAACGTATTGCGGACCAAGACTTCTTCTTCGATCGATCCGCCTTCGTTCGTCGTGGGATTCATGCGGATGTAGCCCGTCGCGACTTTCATTTCCCGCGTCGGGTTTGGCAACATGTCGCCCGCGAGTTGCCAGAGAGTGAATTTATCGAACGGCAGATCTTTGTTAAAGGCGTTGACGACCCAATCCCGATAAGGATAGATGCTGCGCTCGTTATCCAGGTGGAGTCCGTGAGTATCTCCATACCGAACCGCGTCTAGCCAATACCGAGCCTCATGCTCCCCATAGCGCTGGCTGGCGAGCATCCTGTCAACCGCTCTCTCATAAGAATCAGGAGCAGAGTCCGCAAGATAAACATTGAGCTCATCAGTTGTCGGATCCAATCCGGTCAGCGCTAGCGAAGCTCGTCGGAGCAGCGTTGCGCGGTCCGCCTCGGGAGCCGGTGTCAGACCCTTTTCTTCCAACTTTGCGAGGACGAATCGATCGATCTCATTACGAACCCACTTCGAGTTCTTGACGGTGGGCAGTTCCGAGACCTTCGGCGGAACAAGCGCCCAGTGCTTTTCATACTTTCCACCCTGGTTGATCCACTCCGACAAAACCTTTACTTGCGCGGCCGTGAGCCTGGGCAGGCCGGAATCCGGCGGAGGCATCTGAGCTGACTTCTCCGTAGACATTGCCCGTTTGATCAGCAATGACTCTTTGGCCTCTCCCGGAAGAATCGCAAACTCACCGTCACGATCCTTTTTCGCATCTTTCTCGTCGCTCAGCCGGAGATTGCCCTTTACAAACTTCGCATCAGGCCCGTGACACTTAAAGCAGTTTTCACTCAGAATCGGCCGAACGTCTTTATTGAAATCAATTCGTTTCGCACCCTTTGCGGCCCTCTGTGCTGGCGCGAAAACCACACCTGCTGCAAGTAAGGTCAGCGAGAGAACCGGGACAAAAAACCGAATACTGTTCATTGGGCGTTTCAGTTCTAGCTTAGCGAATTCTGCGGCATACTGAGTGGATTTCTCCAATGTTAGTGTTGAGAAAGGAATTCATCCAAGTTGAACAGTGTTGAGGCCACCAGGCTCCACGCCGCCTGGTCCACAAAGTCTTGCTTCCGATCAACAGGAGCCAGACCAACCTGGATCACCCCAGCGGCGTCTTGCGGCCGCTCCGAGAACATCTTCTGATACCGCCGCAAGCTTCCCATCAAAATAGATTTCTCTTTCACCGATGGTTTTCGACTCAACGCTGTGCGGAAGGCGTAATCAAGTCGGCTCTCGTCAGTAGATTTTGTAGCAACAATCCGTTCTCCGAACTTCCGAGCTGCTTCAAAGAAGGCAGGTTCGTTCATCGTCGTCAACGCCTGCAACGGGGTGTTCGTGATGGATCGCCGAACCACACAAGCTTCTCGTGTCGGGGCATCAAAAGTGCTCATCACTGGGTGCGGAGAGGTTCGCTTCCAGAACAAGTACAGCGTTCGGCGATAGATTCCTGCGTCTGTGTCCTGTGTGTAGCGGGCCGTATTTGAGCCAGGAAATGCCACGTCTTCCCACAGCCCGGCGGGCTGGTAGGGTTTGAAACCGTGACCACCCTGGCGCTGGACGAGGAGCCCACTTGCTTGTAGGACTTGGTCGCGCAGAACTTCGGCGTCTAGTCGGAACCTTGGCCCGCGGCTGACCAGGCGGTTTTCGGGGTCTTTTTGAAGCTTTTCTGGGCTGACTTGAGAAGACTGCCGGAATGCGGCACTCGTCAGGAGCAACTTGTGAAGTTTTTTGAGACTGAAGCCGTCCTTTCGGAACTTGATTGCCAGATAGTCCAGCAGCTCAGGATTAGAGGGCCAGTCTCCTTGGTTGCCAAAGTCTTCGGCGGTTTTCACAATGCCAGTCCCGAAGTGCTGTTGCCAGATTCGGTTGACAAAGACCCGGGTAGTAAGTGGATTCTTTTCGTCAATGAGCCATTTGGCGAGGCCAAGGCGATTGGGCTCCGGAAGTTTAGTTTCAAACACCGCTGGAAGCGTTCGTGAGACTTGTTCCTTTCGCTGATCGTACTCGCCTCGATTCAACAAGTAGGCAGGTCGGGGTTTGGGCATCTCTTCTGCGATCAGCGTCCGAGGAACTTGGGCTTCTATCTTGGCTTTTTCGGCTACCGTGGCCCGGTACTGCTTCGAGACGGTGGTCTCTGGTCCGTAGACGAGGTACGCCCGTACAATTTCTTCTGGCTTATCTGACTTGAGCGCGGCGGCAAGTTTGGCCTGAGCTTCACTGCCGATGTCAAATCGGATTCCATCGGCTCCACCACCGTTCACGATCTTGATAACTAGTTGGTTTGCACCCTTTTTGAGTCGAACTTTAACTTGGTCAGTCGCTTGATCGACTCCACGCAAGGCTGGATTGCTGTGGACCTGGGCACCATTCAGCCAGATTTTGACTCCATCGTCGCTTCCTATGGCAATGTCAGCTTCTTGTTCAGTTTCGGCGGTCAGGGTCGTCCGGTGGTAGGCATTTCCGATGTTTACCTTGACCGTGCTAATCGACTTTCCGAGTTCAAGCTTGAGGGGCTTCCAGTCGGTTGGCTTATCGTCGAACTCGAACGCTTCGTTAAAGTTTTTGTGGGGAAATGGTCCTGCGATTTCCCAGCTACCGACGGCTACGACCGGAGGCGAACTGGTTTCGATCCATCGCTTGGCAGCGTCTGCATTTGTGGCCCTTTCCAGATCCACAAGGCGGTTGGTGGCTTGGTTGATCGCCGCTTCCTGTTCTGGGGTTGGGTCAGCGATGACGGGTGGTGGGACCAGGTCATTGCTGTCTAATGGAGCATCCTTCGTCGAATTGAAAAATGCGAACAGGCCATAGTAGTCCTTCTGGCTGATGGGGTCGTACTTGTGGTCGTGGCACTTTGCGCAACCGACAGTCAGCCCAAGGAACACGGTAGACGTTGTATCAACTCGGTCGAAAGTGTTTTTGACCAAGAACTCCTCCTCAATCGCTCCGCCTTCTGCGGTCGTTGGGTTCATGCGCACGTAGCCTGTGGCAACTTTCATCTCGCGGGTTGGGTTCGGGAGCATGTCTCCGGCGAGTTGCCAGAGGGTGAACTTATCAAAACTCAGGTCTTTATTGAAAGCATTAACGACCCAGTCCCGATAGGGATAGACGCTGCGCTCATTGTCGAGGTGAAGACCGTGGGTGTCGCCGTACCGAACGGCGTCGAGCCAGTACCTAGCTTGATTCTCACCGTAACGCTGACTGGCCAAGAGGCGATCAACCGCCCTTTCGTAGGCATCGGCCTGGGTGTCGTTCAGGAAACGATTGAGTTCATCGGTGGTTGGGGGAAGCCCAGTGAGAGTTAGAGAAGCTCTGCGGAGCAGAGTAGCCCGGTCGGCTTCGGGAGCGGGCTTGAGACCCTTTTCTTCCAGCTTTGCAAGAACAAACCTATCAATATCGTTCCGCACCCACATCTGGTTCTTGACGGTCGGGAGTTCGGTTGGCTTTGGCGGGACAAGTGCCCAGTGCTTCTCGTACTTGCCTCCTTGGTCGATCCAGTCCGACAAAAGTTTGATCTTCTCTGCGGTTAGCCTTGGGAGACCAGAATCTGGAGGCGGCATCTGGGCAAACTTCTCTTTGCTCAGTGCCCGCTTGATTATCAAAGATTCCTTGGCATTTCCCGGCAGAATCGCAAATTCGCCGTCTCGATCCTTCTTGGCGTCCGTCTCGTCGCTCAACCGAAGACCTCCTTTCACAAACTTCGCATCGGGGCCGTGGCATTTAAAGCAGTTCTCGCTCAGAATATGTCGAATATCCCGATTGAAGTCGATTTTCTTGACCGCTTTCCCCGTTTTTTGGGCGGGCGAAAGCACGACCCCTGCGCCGAGCAGGGCCACGGACAAAACTGGCAGAACAAATCGAGCACTCTTCATCGGGTGGTTCGTTTCTAGCATAGCGAATATCGCCCGATTTTGAGTCTGTTTTCAGAAGATTAACTGACTCTGGTGTAGTAGTTCACCATATAGGTCACCCAGTTCCCGTCCTTGTCTTGTCCGGTCGAGGTGTGCGTACGATGATTCTCATCAACCAGCTGGATGATATCGCGATAGAAAGCACTCGGGGCGTCGCCCATGATGTCCGGACCTTCGCAGTTCATGGTCAGAATTTTGCCATCTTCGCTGAGTTCGCAGTCGTACTGCCACAGGTGCGATGAAACATTGGCGATCCAGAAAGCTTTGTACTGCTTGTCGGAAACGTCGTAGCCCACGCCCATTCGAGTGATCATCGAATTCCCGTCAGGAAAGGTGATTTCGCCATCACCAAGTGCCCACAAATCGCCAAGCATTGTGAAGATTTCTCGCCCCTTACCTCGAGGTGCGTCCCCTCCGTGATCAAATTCGGTTTCGGTCGTCCATTCGCCGACGAGGTTCTGGAGCCACGCATGTTCGGGCGCGGCCATTGTTGGTCCAGAGTTTTCTTGTTCGCTCATTCCAGCTATCATATCATTCCAAACAAAAAATGGCTCCCCTTTCGGAGAGCCACTTTCTGTATTTGTTTACTAGACTTAACCAGCGAGCTTGGAAGCAAGCGTGGTGTCCAGAGCAATTCCGGGGCCCATGGTTGCGCTGAGGGTGAGCGACTTGATGTACTTACCCTTGGAGCTGGCCGGCTTCGCTCGAAGGACGGCACCGAAGCCAGCCTTGAAGTTCTCCATCAACTGCTCGTCGGTGAAACTGACCTTGCCGAGGCACATGTGAACAACGCCGGCTTTGTCGGTTCGGTACTCAACGCGGGTTGCCGCCTTGATTTCCTTAACGGCGGTTGCGATGTTGTTGGTGACGGTTCCGTTTCGCTTGTTCGGAGTCTTGGGTCCGAGAGCTCGGCCGATCTTACCGATCTGTGGAGCCATGTCTTCGGTGGCAAGAATCACGTCGAAATCCTTGAATCCGCCCTGAATCTTTGCGATCAGGTCGTCTGCGCCAACCACGTCTGCGCCAGCCTTCTCGGCTTCGTTAGCGGCGTCTCCCTTAGCAAGGACGGCGACGGTTCGCTTCTTACCAGTTCCGTGAGGAAGCTGGGTAAGGCCTCGGACGTTCTGGTCGCTCTTTCGAGGATCCACGCCAAGGACGATTGCCATATCGACGGACTCGACAAACTTCGCGTTAGCGGTCTTCTTGACCTGAGCGAGGGCTTCTTCGACAGTGACCAAGGTCTCCTTGTCGACGGTAGCGGCGATGGCCACGAAACGTGGCGAGTGCAGGTTCTTTTTAACGTTCTTTCGCAAGATGTTCACCTCGTGGTTCAGGCGGCCTTACGGCCTCCCACGTTTTGAAGCCTATATTGTACCTCGGGCACTGAAAGAGAGGTTTAACCATTCTCAAACGGGTGGGGAATTGATCCACTAAGCGATCCGTTTGAGCCACGACTGTATCGGTACTGGGCTGAAATGGTAAGTTGCTTGTCCAACGACAATGACAGACTTTTCGTTCATTATCGGAAACATCTGATAAGCTTCGCTTTCAATAGTTGCGCGACGAAGAAAGTGATCGAGGAAGTCTGGAACAGGAATCTCTAGCGTAGTTTCGATGATCGGACTGTCGAATACGTTGATTTTGAATAGTGGAAACTCGGAAGTGGGCGAATGGCAGTCCATTTCGACTTTTGCACTTGTCCCAAACTCAGAAGAAGCCCAGTCGACACTTTTCGGTTCACTGAGTGCATCGATCCAGGCGACCATTTTATCATATCCTTCTAGCAACTGGCTTGTAAGCCCATTGGCTCTGTCTCGCGAACCTGATTTCGCGGCGAGCTGAAAGAGTGCTAAGCGAAAGTTTGATTCCAAACACATTTGCTGCCCCGAATTTTCGGCAATCTCTGACTCCCTTAGTAGCCCCTCCAAAGCGAGAAGTGCGGTGTCGGCATCGCCGAGCGTCATCTCTGAAACAAGCTTTTGTGCTTCACCGAACGCTGACATATGATCATGTTACTGCTTCGCGCAGGGAAAGTCACACCACACACATCCAGAACCGACTCTACATAACTCGCCGTCCGCTTCTTCAAAGACGCCGCCAGCCCTTCTTATCCTTCCCCCGAAGTTGGAAGCTCGCCAACAACAATGAGACCAGAGCGAGGAACATATCGTTTTGAATCCCTCAGTGTCATGTGGCCCTCCGTCCAAATTCTTCCACAGCCTGTCTGCGGCACTCCCGACTCTCCACACCAAACTTCCAACTACCTGGTTGACTTTTGCCCCGAAACGTTGACTATTAACTGGTGAATACACTTGGAGTGCGCGAAGCAATTCGCGCTTTCGCTTGCTCTACCGACCACTCGCCGCACAATGCCCTCAGCCACGAGCCTATTCATATGGAACAAGACCGCGAACATGCCTCGTTCCCGTCTACCCAACCCTACCCAACTTTATCTAGAAAATCAGAACCCGTTGAACCTGACTACCCAACCAAATGCGTCGCAGTTCTCTCTCAGAGAATCGCTACTCAACTTCCGGAACCGACTCCACGAAGCTCGCCGTTCGCTTCTCCAAAAACGCAGCCAAACCTTCCTGCCCTTCCTCTGAAGCCCGAAAAGCCGCCAACCTCGCCGCTGTCTCCTCGTAGCTCAGCGGCATATCCAGAACAAGCTTCTTCGATCCTGCAACTGCCTTCGGCCCAGCCGAGAGGACATGGCGGAGTTTCTTGGCGATCAGGGCCTCCTTATCTTTCGATGCCACCACTTCATGAATCAGCCCAATCTCGTACGCCCGCTGAGCAGAAAAAACTTCGCCGGTCGCGAACAATGCCCGAGCATAACCCTTCCCAATCTTGTCGACCACAAACGGCCCGATCGTCGCCGGAATCAGGCCGAGCTTCACTTCGCTAAACGCGAACTTCGAGTCCTCGGTTGCGATTGCCATGTCGCAACACGCGACTAGTCCTGAGCCGCCACCCATCGCGGCTCCGTGGACGTTGGCCAAAGTAAACGCATGACAGTTCTGCACCGCCGCCCACAGCTTGCTCACCATCATCGCGTCCCGCTTATTCTCTTCCTCGGTGTAAGCCGCCGCCTTCCGCATCCACTCCAAATCGCCGCCAGCGCAAAAGGACGCCCCCTCACCGCCAAGAACAATCGCGCGAATATCGGTCGAAACGGTGGTGAAAACCTGATACAAAGTCCCAATCAGCTCATCATTCAGGGCATTCCGAACCTCGGGGCGGTTCAGTTGAACCCGCAGAACCGGGCCGTGGCGATCCACTTTTATCATGACTACCATCTTACATAATGAAGCTTGCTTGAAGCGAATCGAAACCACCGTCTACAGCGTTTCCCGTTCGCAGCTCGCGTACTGGACCGCTTTTGAATACGCACGCCGCTTCTGGCCCTTCTTCATCTCAATCCCGGTCACGGGCTTGCTGATCTCCCTGCTCTTCCAAGGAAACCTTTACAAAGGCCTCGGAATGATGATGATCCTCTGGCCAATCAGCATCCCAGCCCGCTCAATCCTACTCACCACCAAAGCCTCCAAACGAGCAATCCTGCCCACAAAAATGGTTACCGAAGGCGAACACGTCTATTTCGTCACCGAACCGCTCTCCTTCAATTACCGTATCCACCGCGACCAGATTCGAGACGTGAAGACCCGAGTCGAATACGTCGTCATCGAATTGTGGAAATACCGGTTCGTCTATGTGCCGTACAAGGCATTCGAGTCGCCCGAAGCGATTCAGGACTTCCGTCGGGCGGTTGGTGTGGAAGACTGAAATGAACACCGAAACAATGCTTTTCTAGTCGGATTTCAGACTCGAGATCGCAACTTCTTCGCGCTCTCGAGTCATGCCGTACTTACCCAAGCCGTCGTTGCCTTCGGCCCGAATCCAAGCAAGAGTATCCCGAATAGTCTCCTGGATCGTTCGCAAAGAAAGCCCTGCAGAGATAGCCGAAGCCGGATCGTAGTTGAACGTCTGAGAACCCGGTGGAAGGGTCACGGGAAGGTCCTGCCAGAGCTTGACGTCGACTTTCTCGAGGTCTTCAAGCGAAGCAACTACCAGCTTATGCTCTCGCTCCGTCTGGAATCGAATCTCGTCGATAATGTCACCGAAGGTGACCCGCGGACCAACCGCGTTCCACTGTCCAACCTTCTTCTGTGCGGTGCAAAGCTCGGTGAAAGCCGCGAGGTCACGAGCATCGATCCCCTGGAACCGTTCAGTAAACGTTTCCGGGATCAAAACCTCATCAAATTGGTCGAGCCGCGCCACCCAATACGGAAATCGCCCCGTGTGGTCGTGGGGGCCAATGATAATTCCTGGACGAATCATCGCATGGTTGTTGGGGAATGCCTCGCGAACAATCCGCTCGCAGGTCACTTTCAGCGGACCGTAGTTCGCGCCAGTCACCTCTGTAGCGTCCATTTCACCTTCGGCATACTGTTTCGTTTGCTCATCAAAGGGGCCTTGTAGTCCTTCGGTGTCATAGATGCTGATGGTCGAAATGAATGTATAGAAGTCCGTTTTGAGCTGAGTGCTCGCAACAAGTTGGGAGGGGAGGTAACCACTGACATCAATCACAGCATCCCAGTGAGTCTCCTTCGCTTTCTCAATATCCGCCACTCGGTCGCCGATGATGTGCTCGCAGTTCGGGAAGAGCCCCGGATTGGTCTTGCCTCGATGAAAAAGGGTGACTTGATGCTCCTTTGTCAAAAGCTGATCAACAATCGCACGCCCCACAAACTGCGTTCCGCCAAGGACAAGGATATTCATATTTGTAATGTTAGCCTACGCTCGGCTTGATAGAATGAGTTTCCGATGGTGCTTGGATTAGTTGGCTTCGATAGGTTCCTTGCCGGGTCAATCGACCAAGCGGTGACTCAACAGGGTCACTTCTGTATGGTTTTCCACGAGTGTGCTCAACTCGAATCCATGATCCGGGACAGCGTGGAACTACCGTGCTTCGATGCGCTGATTTACG
It encodes:
- a CDS encoding PSD1 and planctomycete cytochrome C domain-containing protein translates to MKSARFVLPVLSVALLGAGVVLSPAQKTGKAVKKIDFNRDIRHILSENCFKCHGPDAKFVKGGLRLSDETDAKKDRDGEFAILPGNAKESLIIKRALSKEKFAQMPPPDSGLPRLTAEKIKLLSDWIDQGGKYEKHWALVPPKPTELPTVKNQMWVRNDIDRFVLAKLEEKGLKPAPEADRATLLRRASLTLTGLPPTTDELNRFLNDTQADAYERAVDRLLASQRYGENQARYWLDAVRYGDTHGLHLDNERSVYPYRDWVVNAFNKDLSFDKFTLWQLAGDMLPNPTREMKVATGYVRMNPTTAEGGAIEEEFLVKNTFDRVDTTSTVFLGLTVGCAKCHDHKYDPISQKDYYGLFAFFNSTKDAPLDSNDLVPPPVIADPTPEQEAAINQATNRLVDLERATNADAAKRWIETSSPPVVAVGSWEIAGPFPHKNFNEAFEFDDKPTDWKPLKLELGKSISTVKVNIGNAYHRTTLTAETEQEADIAIGSDDGVKIWLNGAQVHSNPALRGVDQATDQVKVRLKKGANQLVIKIVNGGGADGIRFDIGSEAQAKLAAALKSDKPEEIVRAYLVYGPETTVSKQYRATVAEKAKIEAQVPRTLIAEEMPKPRPAYLLNRGEYDQRKEQVSRTLPAVFETKLPEPNRLGLAKWLIDEKNPLTTRVFVNRIWQQHFGTGIVKTAEDFGNQGDWPSNPELLDYLAIKFRKDGFSLKKLHKLLLTSAAFRQSSQVSPEKLQKDPENRLVSRGPRFRLDAEVLRDQVLQASGLLVQRQGGHGFKPYQPAGLWEDVAFPGSNTARYTQDTDAGIYRRTLYLFWKRTSPHPVMSTFDAPTREACVVRRSITNTPLQALTTMNEPAFFEAARKFGERIVATKSTDESRLDYAFRTALSRKPSVKEKSILMGSLRRYQKMFSERPQDAAGVIQVGLAPVDRKQDFVDQAAWSLVASTLFNLDEFLSQH
- a CDS encoding DUF1579 domain-containing protein; translated protein: MSEQENSGPTMAAPEHAWLQNLVGEWTTETEFDHGGDAPRGKGREIFTMLGDLWALGDGEITFPDGNSMITRMGVGYDVSDKQYKAFWIANVSSHLWQYDCELSEDGKILTMNCEGPDIMGDAPSAFYRDIIQLVDENHRTHTSTGQDKDGNWVTYMVNYYTRVS
- the rplA gene encoding 50S ribosomal protein L1 produces the protein MRKNVKKNLHSPRFVAIAATVDKETLVTVEEALAQVKKTANAKFVESVDMAIVLGVDPRKSDQNVRGLTQLPHGTGKKRTVAVLAKGDAANEAEKAGADVVGADDLIAKIQGGFKDFDVILATEDMAPQIGKIGRALGPKTPNKRNGTVTNNIATAVKEIKAATRVEYRTDKAGVVHMCLGKVSFTDEQLMENFKAGFGAVLRAKPASSKGKYIKSLTLSATMGPGIALDTTLASKLAG
- a CDS encoding DUF1553 domain-containing protein — protein: MNSIRFFVPVLSLTLLAAGVVFAPAQRAAKGAKRIDFNKDVRPILSENCFKCHGPDAKFVKGNLRLSDEKDAKKDRDGEFAILPGEAKESLLIKRAMSTEKSAQMPPPDSGLPRLTAAQVKVLSEWINQGGKYEKHWALVPPKVSELPTVKNSKWVRNEIDRFVLAKLEEKGLTPAPEADRATLLRRASLALTGLDPTTDELNVYLADSAPDSYERAVDRMLASQRYGEHEARYWLDAVRYGDTHGLHLDNERSIYPYRDWVVNAFNKDLPFDKFTLWQLAGDMLPNPTREMKVATGYIRMNPTTNEGGSIEEEVLVRNTFDRVDTTSTVFLGLSVGCAKCHDHKYDPISQKDYYGMYAFFNSTKDSPFDGNDLLPPPVIADPTPAQEATLTKVQSRMTQLEQSIDAAEARTWLETNAPPLVTTADWEICGPFKRGSFEEAFNSDEKLDHWRPIKITSGVAVQAINADQANAYFRTKLVSDREQLFEFGVSSDDGVRVWVNGKLVHSNFVSRGITQGVDAVKAQLRKGENELLIKVANGSGPDGLMVTMGSEAVNRIGAALKGTEPVKVVQAFLQYGPETKACDEYRKLIAEKILTEKAIPQTLIAEEMLKPRPAFVLDRGEYDRRKEPVERKLPAVFETKLSQANRLGLAQWLIDERNPLTTRVLVNRIWLQHFGTGIVKTAEDFGNQGEWPSQPELLDYLAIKFRKDGFSLKKLHRMIVTSAAFRQSSAVTAEKLQKDPENRLVCRGPKFRLDAEVLRDRVLQASGLLLNRQYGHGFKPYQPAGLWEEVAQSASNTKDYVQDVDPSIYRRTLYLFWKRTSPHPVMSTFDAPTREACSVRRSITNTPLQALTTMNEPAFFEAARKFGERILTTKPTDESRLDFAFRTALSRKPSERERTILLASLKRYQKMFSERPQDAAGVIQVGLAPIDRKQDFVDQAAWSLIASTLFNLDEFLTQH
- a CDS encoding enoyl-CoA hydratase-related protein, which produces MIKVDRHGPVLRVQLNRPEVRNALNDELIGTLYQVFTTVSTDIRAIVLGGEGASFCAGGDLEWMRKAAAYTEEENKRDAMMVSKLWAAVQNCHAFTLANVHGAAMGGGSGLVACCDMAIATEDSKFAFSEVKLGLIPATIGPFVVDKIGKGYARALFATGEVFSAQRAYEIGLIHEVVASKDKEALIAKKLRHVLSAGPKAVAGSKKLVLDMPLSYEETAARLAAFRASEEGQEGLAAFLEKRTASFVESVPEVE